One genomic segment of Hemiscyllium ocellatum isolate sHemOce1 chromosome 49, sHemOce1.pat.X.cur, whole genome shotgun sequence includes these proteins:
- the LOC132837297 gene encoding histone H2B type 1-O-like, whose product MADEKKAQQTSKKGAKKIIKKAPAKGGRRRKRSRRESYSIYIYKVMKQVHPDTGISSKAMSIMNSFVNDIFERIAGEASRLAHYNKRSTISSREIQTAVRLLLPGELAKHAVSEGTKAVTKYTSSK is encoded by the coding sequence ATGGCTGATGAGAAGAAAGCCCAGCAAACCTCCAAGAAGGGCGCGAAGAAAATCATTAAGAAGGCGCCAGCAAAGGGTGGCAGGAGGCGGAAAAGATCCAGGAGAGAAAGTTACTCCATCTACATCTACAAAGTGATGAAGCAGGTTCACCCCGACACCGGCATCTCTTCCAAGGCCATGAGCATCATGAACTCGTTCGTCAACGATATTTTCGAGCGGATCGCGGGGGAGGCTTCCCGCCTGGCCCATTACAACAAGCGCAGCACCATCAGCTCCCGGGAGATCCAGACCGCCGTGCGGCTGCTGCTGCCCGGGGAGCTGGCCAAGCACGCCGTGTCGGAGGGTACAAAGGCGGTGACCAAGTACACCAGCTCCAAGTGA